Proteins co-encoded in one Erwinia sp. genomic window:
- a CDS encoding hypothetical protein (ID:JIFNMEKO_02545;~source:Prodigal:2.6) translates to MFLVILIKSLIIGGLVGVGVGAGAARMFHAPATQGMGAFRTLGELNSCEGDPASHFSFGLGFFFNAWASSVAAGAFTQDVDHRIIPHWGAAALMVKNRNVAETLHDPRKMAEACGVIGMVVVAFLNTSASAVPAALQVTAVKVLVPAANLLVNTVMPVIFWLAAIDAGKRSGFWATIFGGLAQLIMGNAVPELVLGILIGKGVEESGWNKVTRIMMIGIVLLFVLSAFFRGFDVKILQSFYLGVPLWLDHLHNMLSGK, encoded by the coding sequence ATGTTTCTCGTAATATTAATTAAATCGCTGATTATCGGCGGTCTGGTCGGTGTGGGTGTCGGCGCCGGTGCTGCCAGAATGTTTCATGCTCCTGCCACTCAGGGAATGGGCGCTTTTCGCACATTGGGTGAGTTGAACTCTTGTGAGGGTGACCCCGCCTCACACTTCTCTTTCGGTCTCGGTTTTTTCTTTAATGCCTGGGCATCGTCGGTTGCCGCGGGTGCTTTCACCCAGGATGTTGATCACCGCATTATCCCGCACTGGGGTGCGGCTGCATTAATGGTTAAAAACCGGAATGTTGCAGAGACTCTGCATGACCCCAGAAAAATGGCGGAGGCGTGTGGGGTGATTGGCATGGTGGTGGTGGCTTTTTTAAATACCAGCGCGTCTGCTGTACCTGCGGCTTTACAGGTGACGGCTGTGAAAGTGTTGGTTCCAGCCGCCAATTTACTGGTGAATACGGTTATGCCGGTTATTTTTTGGCTGGCGGCTATTGACGCGGGCAAACGTTCAGGATTTTGGGCAACCATTTTCGGTGGGCTGGCGCAATTAATCATGGGTAATGCCGTACCTGAGTTGGTATTGGGCATTCTGATTGGTAAAGGCGTGGAGGAGAGCGGCTGGAATAAAGTGACCCGTATCATGATGATTGGCATCGTGCTGCTGTTTGTACTCAGTGCGTTTTTCCGCGGGTTTGATGTAAAAATACTGCAATCATTTTACCTCGGCGTCCCGCTCTGGCTCGACCATCTTCACAATATGCTGAGTGGCAAATAA
- a CDS encoding hypothetical protein (ID:JIFNMEKO_02544;~source:Prodigal:2.6), protein MKTLNRDFWYADWSFPFFVGLLSAGVFAGTHMYYVHGLGAFNEVVFVSMLRSGMETGVYGAVAAFGASFLFARIIEGSLVGILDIGGAIQTGVGLGVPALLLGAGIVYPVQNFFASLATGLVLGIAIGYVIILARRFTINNSDSTYGADVMMGAGNSSGRFLGPLIILSAMGASIPIGLGSLAGALLFYLWNKPITGGAILGAMLLGAIFPVAV, encoded by the coding sequence ATGAAAACGTTAAATCGTGATTTCTGGTATGCCGACTGGTCTTTTCCCTTCTTTGTCGGGTTGTTATCTGCCGGGGTATTTGCCGGAACTCATATGTATTACGTCCATGGTTTGGGCGCATTCAATGAGGTGGTGTTTGTTTCAATGTTACGCTCAGGTATGGAAACAGGGGTTTATGGTGCAGTTGCGGCATTTGGTGCCAGTTTTCTGTTTGCCCGCATTATTGAAGGTTCTTTGGTTGGCATACTGGATATCGGCGGGGCGATTCAAACGGGCGTTGGGCTGGGTGTACCTGCGCTGCTGCTTGGTGCGGGGATTGTGTACCCGGTACAAAATTTTTTCGCATCGCTGGCAACAGGTCTGGTGCTGGGCATTGCTATTGGCTATGTGATTATCCTCGCCAGGCGTTTTACCATCAATAACAGTGACTCCACTTACGGTGCCGATGTGATGATGGGTGCCGGTAACTCATCCGGACGTTTCCTCGGGCCGTTGATTATTCTTTCGGCAATGGGGGCTTCTATTCCGATCGGTCTCGGTTCATTAGCCGGCGCCTTGTTGTTCTATCTCTGGAATAAACCCATCACCGGTGGCGCTATTTTAGGTGCCATGTTATTGGGTGCGATTTTTCCTGTTGCGGTTTAA
- a CDS encoding hypothetical protein (ID:JIFNMEKO_02547;~source:Prodigal:2.6), whose amino-acid sequence MTQIIVVIGDRLGKGQKVAAGVEKAGGKAIVVPGVAADMKLGDVMKAEGASFGISFCGSGGACAITAQTKYGYKARHGMRTVEEGITAINEGANVLGFGFMDKEELGERLVKAWAKKQGS is encoded by the coding sequence ATGACGCAGATTATTGTGGTGATAGGTGATCGTTTAGGTAAAGGGCAAAAAGTCGCTGCCGGTGTGGAAAAGGCGGGAGGTAAGGCCATAGTGGTTCCCGGTGTTGCCGCAGATATGAAACTGGGCGATGTGATGAAGGCAGAAGGTGCCAGTTTTGGTATCTCTTTCTGTGGTAGCGGTGGTGCATGTGCAATAACAGCACAGACCAAATACGGCTATAAAGCCCGGCATGGCATGCGGACTGTTGAGGAAGGCATCACCGCTATCAATGAAGGTGCGAATGTGCTGGGTTTCGGATTTATGGATAAGGAAGAACTGGGGGAACGTCTGGTAAAAGCCTGGGCCAAAAAACAGGGTAGCTGA
- a CDS encoding hypothetical protein (ID:JIFNMEKO_02548;~source:Prodigal:2.6), with the protein MDKSLATADMTQETKQIQQLADKVMAEIETLFAAKAIVPSSLQWQMLLSHIRGMASRAITAEPLPEVEAELFEEISKESMALAQQVVDLFGNLPKEETWLLSVHFEVARENG; encoded by the coding sequence GTGGATAAGAGCCTGGCAACAGCTGATATGACGCAGGAGACAAAGCAGATACAGCAACTGGCTGATAAGGTCATGGCTGAAATTGAAACACTTTTTGCTGCAAAGGCGATCGTGCCCTCATCACTTCAATGGCAGATGCTGCTCTCACATATTAGGGGGATGGCTTCCCGGGCAATTACCGCTGAACCGCTTCCGGAGGTTGAGGCGGAATTGTTTGAAGAGATATCTAAAGAGTCAATGGCACTGGCACAACAGGTAGTTGATTTGTTCGGTAACCTGCCAAAAGAAGAAACCTGGTTACTCTCAGTACACTTTGAGGTAGCCCGGGAGAACGGCTGA
- a CDS encoding hypothetical protein (ID:JIFNMEKO_02546;~source:Prodigal:2.6): MKQQYTTTVNVKGKGESKARAFADALSKVQQTVLKSTSQVLLRIDPLDVKVVQATQQVKREKFLFFFLARERNSFGIELEITISVTAIDTETVHFST; the protein is encoded by the coding sequence ATGAAACAGCAATATACCACCACGGTAAACGTAAAGGGGAAAGGGGAGAGTAAGGCAAGAGCTTTTGCTGATGCGTTGAGTAAAGTGCAACAAACCGTATTGAAATCAACCTCACAGGTATTGCTACGAATAGATCCCCTCGACGTAAAAGTAGTTCAGGCCACACAACAGGTAAAGAGAGAGAAGTTTTTGTTCTTTTTTCTTGCCCGGGAGCGCAATAGCTTCGGTATAGAACTGGAGATTACGATCAGTGTGACGGCTATTGATACAGAAACTGTTCATTTTTCTACATGA